In Ailuropoda melanoleuca isolate Jingjing chromosome 4, ASM200744v2, whole genome shotgun sequence, the following proteins share a genomic window:
- the LOC117801909 gene encoding 60S ribosomal protein L34-like produces MVQHLTYHCRLSYNTASNKTRLSQTPGNRIVYLYTKKVGKAPKSACGVCPGRLRGVRAVRPKVLMRLSKTKKHVSRAYGGSMCAKCVRDRIKHAFLIEEQKIVVKVLKAQAQSQKAK; encoded by the coding sequence ATGGTTCAGCATTTGACCTACCATTGTAGGCTGTCCTACAATACAGCCTCTAACAAAACTAGGCTGTCCCAAACCCCTGGTAATAGAATCGTTTACCTTTATACCAAGAAGGTTGGGAAAGCACCAAAATCTGCATGTGGCGTGTGCCCAGGCCGACTTCGAGGAGTTCGTGCTGTGAGACCTAAAGTCCTTATGAGGTTGTCTAAAACGAAAAAACACGTCAGCAGAGCCTATGGTGGTTCCATGTGTGCTAAGTGTGTTCGTGACAGGATCAAGCATGCTTTCCTTATTGAGGAGCAGAAAATCGTTGTGAAAGTGTTGAAGGCACAAGCACAGAGTCagaaagctaaataa